GCCGCTGCACAAGGCCGTCTACAACGGACACGCCGAGATCACGCAGATCCTCGTCGACACCCCCGGCACGGACATCGACTTCCAGGGCTCGACGAACGGCTACACCCCCCTGCACGACGCCCTGTGGCACGGCTTCGAGGACTGCGCCCGCATCCTCGTCCGGGCCGGTGCCCGCCTGGACCTGGTCGGCCACGACGGCAAGACCCCGCTGGAGATGGCGGTGGACGTCTTCGGCCCCGACCACGACCTGACCAACACCATCCGCAACACCTGACCCCGCGCGAGTCGAACCCCCACGACCCGCGTGTCGAACCTCCAGGACCCCCGAGTTCGACATTCGGGACCGGAGGACCAGGTGCCTGCCCGCGCCGGAGTGTTCAACACGAGGGGGCTGAACGTTGAACACGGGGGGCTTGAGGGTTCGACACGAGGGGTCTGGAGGGTTCGACTCGCGCGAATTCGGAGGAGAAGAGAGATGTTGTTTTACTGCCAGATGCGGTGGAACCACGAGGGCCGCATCAGCTTGGACGAGCTGTGGGAGATCGAGGAGGAGGAGACCCGCCACGCCGAGGAGACGCTGAGCTCCGGCTACTGCATCGGCTTGTGGAAGGTGGCCGGGCAGAAGCGGGTCATCGCGGTGGTGGACGCGGAGTCCGCCGAGGAGCTCGACCGGTCGGTGTTCCGCCTGCCGATGCGCGAGTACCTGGAGTTCGAGGTCATCTGGCCGCTGCGCGACTACCTCGGTTTCGCCGAGGACGTGGCCAACCGCTACCGGCCGGCCGAGGACCCCGCCGGGGCGACCGGGGGCAGCCGGTGATCCACCAGTTGATCTTCGCCTACCCCAGGCCGGGGATGAGCGAGGAGGAGTTCCACCGCTACTGGGTGGAGGAGCACGCCGTCCGCTACGCGAGCCGGATCCCGCAGATCCGGCAGTACGCGGTGGACACCCGCGTCGAGCTGGGCCTGGACGGGCCGGAGCCGCTGTGGTCCGGGGTCGCCGAGATCTGGCTGGCCAACGAGGAGGAGCAGCTCGCCTCGCTCCAGACGCCGGAGTTCCTGGAGGGCGCGCGGCTGGACGAGCCGCGGTGGGCGGCGTTCTGGCGGACGCTGGTCC
This portion of the Saccharothrix syringae genome encodes:
- a CDS encoding muconolactone Delta-isomerase family protein, which encodes MLFYCQMRWNHEGRISLDELWEIEEEETRHAEETLSSGYCIGLWKVAGQKRVIAVVDAESAEELDRSVFRLPMREYLEFEVIWPLRDYLGFAEDVANRYRPAEDPAGATGGSR